From Halogeometricum sp. S1BR25-6:
CTCTGGGACCAAGTCACGGCTGTCGCGCAACGTCTACGAGGATGAGTGAATAACCGTCTCACTAATTCACGATTCCAAGATACTTTGCTGAATCGGGAATTCAGGGGTTCGGCGCATAGAGCGCGTACAAGATAGAAAGCATTCCCGCCGCCGCGACTAGTGCAGCCACGAGACCTGCCTGGAAGATTGACACCTGGAGCAGTTCGAATAGAACTCCTTCGAGGAGTCCACCGAGGCCAATTAGTGCGAACCCAAGGGCGACGTAGAGCATCAGCTGTGTTCCGTGGCGTTGGTAGCCGCGATAGGCTTGGTACGCGATAACCAGAGCCAACGCGGTCATGAACAACTTGGCGATGACGAATAATGTGTGTTTCATGAATCAGTCTCCCCGCATGTTTTCGAAGATGGATGTAATCCGGTCCGCGGGATCCGGCCGGACATCGATCTGGATGTCAAACCCCTCGTCTTGGAGGAGGACTTCGATACGTTCGAGACGTGCCTCATACTCCCGATAGTGCCGACCAGCGGGATCGACATGCGTGTACTCTTCGAGAAGTCCTTGCTCAACGAGTGTGTTGACGCGACGAGAGACGGTTGGGCGTGACATATCGCATTCCTCGCTGAGTTCTTTTGCAGAGAGTCGGTCCGTGTTCGTCGCCACGAGAATATCGCGAGCGTACTCGTCGTCGAGTGTGGCAAAGACGGCTGGTGGGCTCAACTCCTCAGTCACACTCGCATACTCGTCCTAGTGGGGTAAAATAGCCGCCCGGTTTTCTGACTCAGAACACTGGCTCACCGGTATATCGTCTCTCCCTGCCTACACTCACTCGGTGAAGTAACAATGTCTACGATTCCCTCTGGAGTCAACCAGCTAGAGAGCAAGGTCGGCGGTCTGACCATCGGTGGTCGTGTCCACAGCCTGAGCGCATGGTTCGTGCTCGCGCTACGGCTCATGATGGGCTACGCGTTTGCGTACTCGGGATTCACGAAGATCGTTGCCGCCGAGCCGTTCTCGGCGGGTGGCTATCTGGCGAACGTCGCGGCGACCAACGGCAACCCCCTCGCGGGTATGTTCGCGTGGATGGGGTCGACCCCGTGGTTCGTCGAGTTCGCGAACGTCGCTGTCCCGTGGGGCGAGCTGTTCATCGGTCTCGGACTGCTCGTCGGTGCCGTCGTCCGCCTCGCGGCGTTCTTCGGCGCGCTCATGATGCTCATGTTCTACTTCGGGAACTGGGACATCGCCCACGGCGTCATCAACGGTGACTTCGCGTACATGCTCGTGTTCCTCGCGGTTGCGGCGTTCGGTGCGGGCCGCATCCTCGGGCTCGATCAGTACATCGAACAGTACGAGATCGGCGGCGAGGCGCTCGTCGAGCGCTACCCCGTCCTCGAGTACATCCTCGGCTAACCACGCCGAACCATTTCAGGAGAAATACGCATGACAAACTCAATTCAACCACGCGGTACTCGATCCCTCGGACTGATCGTCGTCGGTGCGCTGACGGTCGCGGTTATCGGGGGTATGGCCCTGACGCACGCAGCCGTCCCGGACGCGGTGATGTGGGACTGGCACTACGGAATGTGGGACGACGGCCACATGACCGGCTGGGGACTATGGGGATGGGGGATGATGCTGTTCGGCCTCCTCTGGATGGCCCTCATCATCGGTCTTCCCATCTATCTCGTCTACTGGCTGGTGGCTCGATCTCAGACTGACGGACCCGCTGAGGATAGAGCCCTCGGGGCTCTCCGTGAGCAGTACGCCCGCGGTGAGATCGACGACGAAGAATTCGAACGCCGCCGTGGCCGCCTCACGGCGAATCGCTGACGTACGTCGCTCCCGAAGAGGAGAGATACTACCGACATCATCCGAGATGGAAATCACGCCCATCGCGGATTTTCAGATGATTCATAGACAATGGGGTAGCTGATCTGTACGAGAGAACCTACGCAGGCGCAGACTCACCAATCTCGATGTACTGACGTTCCCACTCACGGCGGGCTTCGATTTCACGGCGGCCGCGCCGCGTGAGCGTCTAGACGTTCGTCCGTCGGTCTTTCTCGCCTTTCTTGACGAGCGTATCGAGATTCGGGTAAAGTCGCCCGTGATGGATCTCCTTCTGGTAGTAGTCTTCGAGTTCCTGCTTGATGGCGAGGCCGTGAGAATCTTAGAGGCCGGCGATCACGTACAGGAGGTCGCGCTGGAAGCCGGTCAGGTCGTACATCGTCCTGCTCACTGATACGAAGCGCTATCGCATACGTCTGTTCCCCCTCAGAGGACAATACAACCCCACAGACACCGAATCAGATACC
This genomic window contains:
- a CDS encoding SHOCT domain-containing protein, yielding MTNSIQPRGTRSLGLIVVGALTVAVIGGMALTHAAVPDAVMWDWHYGMWDDGHMTGWGLWGWGMMLFGLLWMALIIGLPIYLVYWLVARSQTDGPAEDRALGALREQYARGEIDDEEFERRRGRLTANR
- a CDS encoding DoxX family protein, which encodes MSTIPSGVNQLESKVGGLTIGGRVHSLSAWFVLALRLMMGYAFAYSGFTKIVAAEPFSAGGYLANVAATNGNPLAGMFAWMGSTPWFVEFANVAVPWGELFIGLGLLVGAVVRLAAFFGALMMLMFYFGNWDIAHGVINGDFAYMLVFLAVAAFGAGRILGLDQYIEQYEIGGEALVERYPVLEYILG
- a CDS encoding ArsR/SmtB family transcription factor, with product MTEELSPPAVFATLDDEYARDILVATNTDRLSAKELSEECDMSRPTVSRRVNTLVEQGLLEEYTHVDPAGRHYREYEARLERIEVLLQDEGFDIQIDVRPDPADRITSIFENMRGD
- a CDS encoding DUF7521 family protein, which produces MKHTLFVIAKLFMTALALVIAYQAYRGYQRHGTQLMLYVALGFALIGLGGLLEGVLFELLQVSIFQAGLVAALVAAAGMLSILYALYAPNP